In Candidatus Aminicenantes bacterium, the DNA window CGATGCGTGAAATATCGAGCAGGTCACTGATGATCCCGGCCAGATTCACCGCCTGGCGGTTGATGTAACTGAGGAATTTATCCTTATCCGCTTTTTTCAGGTTCTTGCGGGTCAACAGGATTTCGGAAAATCCCTGGATGGATGTCAGGGGCGTGCGCAACTCATGGGCGGTTGTCGAGAGGAATTCCGTTCGCAGGCGGTCGATCTCCCGTGTCCGGGTGACATCGCGCAGGGTGGTTAAAATGCCGATGGGTTTCCCTTTTTTTACCGAGATGGGCTTGGCCGCGGCTTCCAGCACATGAGCTTCGCTTGTTTTGCCCACTATCTCGACATCCGCCTGGACCGATATGGATTCATCGAAAGCAAGTTGGATCAAATCGATCAGGGGCCGGTGATGGGTTACATCGTTGATCTTGCGGTTAATGCATTCCGTGAAGCGCAGGTCGAGGTATTCCTCGGCCGGCGTGTTCATCAGGATAATGTGTTTGTTGACATCCGTTACGATTAAGCCGTCTGAGACGGATTTGAGTATGGTATCGATGCGGTCGCGGTTGGCTTCCGAGTCCAGCAACGCCTTTTTCAACTCCCGGGTTCTGGTTTTTACAAGTTGCTCCAGGGATTCGCGGTGATTTTCCAGTTCAGTCTGAAGTTGCCGGTGCGCGGTGATGTCGCGGGCGATTGCCAGGATCTGCGTTTTGCTGCCGATCCGCACCGGATAGGTGCTGATTTCGGCCACAATCGACGACCCGTCGGGCCGCGTCAAGGTGAATTCTTCCATCTCGGTGGGCAAGCCCTTGTTGCTGCGGGTCAGCAGTTTCCGCCATTGCCTGCGCTCTTCCTCCCCGAGTCGAAACCTGGAAGCCAGGCTCTTGCCGATCAATTCGGCTTGCCGGCGCTGGAGCATTTTCCCGGCCTGGCGGTTGGCCTCGACAATCCTGCCCCGCAAGTCGGTAATGAAAAAGCTGTCGGGCGCGAATTCAAACAGGATCCGGAACCGTTTCTGGATGGCGTCCAGTTTAGCGAGCATTTCCCGTTCTTTTGAGATATCCACGACAATGCCGCGGAATCCGGCGACAACCTCGTCCGCCGGAATGGGACTCATTCTGACGAGCATGGGAAACCTCTTGCCGCTTTTGGTAAGTCCCGCGTAATTGATCATGCCGAACACTTCACCCCGTAAACGCTTCGCAAAAGTGTCCCGGGCCCGGTCGCGCTCTTCCGGGGCGATCATATCGAATATGCTGAGCTCGGTTACCAGGTCTTCCAGGGGATACTTGAACACGCTGGAAGCCTGTTGATTGGCGTAGTGGATATTTCCCTGCCGATCCGTTTCAAAGATCACGACCGGCAACATGTCGGCGAGTTCGCGGAATCGTTTTTCGTTTTCCCGCAGGGCGGCTTCCGCCTGCTTGCGCTCGCTGATGTCCCGGGCGGATCCCAGGATCATCGCCAGCTCGTCGCCCACGAACAGGGGCTTGGCCACGACTTCCAGGGGAACCAGGCTGCCATCCTTGTGGAACATGGTGGTTTCAATGGAAATGTGGGGGAATTGTTGCGGGTTCTCCAGCATGCGCCGGGCGACTTCACCTATCCTGGTGACCTCCTGTTCAGGCGCGTGATCGGAAAACCGTGTCCCGATAAACTCTTCGGGCGTGAAACCCAGGATCCGGGGCAGGGAAGGGCTGACATAGGTGTAACGGTGTTCCATGTCCATCTGCCACAGGCAGTCAATGGAGTTTTCGGCGATCAGGCGGAATTTTTCTTCATTCCGGCGCAGTTGTTCCTGCGCCTGCGCCTTATCCCGCCGCGCCTGTTCCTTGGCCAGGACATCGCGAACGGCAAAGGGCAGGCGCTTGATTTTCTCTTTCAACACGTAGTCGTCGGCGCCCGCTTTCAGGCAGTCCACGGCGGTCTCTTCGTTTATGGACCCGGTGAGGATAATGAACGGGATCCGTTCCGGCCGGGAGCGGGTGATCTCCAGGGCCCTCATGCCGTCGAACGCAGGCATGGCATAGTCGGAGATGACGAGGTGGGGCTTGAAATCATCCAGGGCCCGGCGGAACTCTTCTTCGCCGTCGACAATCATATCGTGAAATTCGATGCTCTCGCGCGAGAGTTCGCGTCTTGCCATCTCGGCGTCGTTGGGGTTGTCTTCCGCCAGCAGGATGCGGATCGGCTGCACGGCTTGCTTTTCTCTTTTCGGTAGTGTCATGGATGCTGGTTCAGCAACAGCCAGTACATGCCGATCTCCTGGATGGATTTCGTGAATTTATCGAATTCCACCGGCTTGACGATGTAGCTGTTGGCTCCGTATTGATAGCTTTCCATAATATCACGTTCTTCTTTGGATGAGGTCAACATGATCACGGGGATCGTCTGTGTTTTCGGATCATTTTTAATTATGCGCAGCACTTCCTTACCGTCCAACCTGGGGAGCCGGAT includes these proteins:
- a CDS encoding response regulator, with translation MNTYDEVEILLVEDNPEDVEMSIRALKRNRITNNILAVSNGEEALDYLFKRGKFSNLETSCRPKVILLDIRLPRLDGKEVLRIIKNDPKTQTIPVIMLTSSKEERDIMESYQYGANSYIVKPVEFDKFTKSIQEIGMYWLLLNQHP
- a CDS encoding PAS domain S-box protein — its product is MTLPKREKQAVQPIRILLAEDNPNDAEMARRELSRESIEFHDMIVDGEEEFRRALDDFKPHLVISDYAMPAFDGMRALEITRSRPERIPFIILTGSINEETAVDCLKAGADDYVLKEKIKRLPFAVRDVLAKEQARRDKAQAQEQLRRNEEKFRLIAENSIDCLWQMDMEHRYTYVSPSLPRILGFTPEEFIGTRFSDHAPEQEVTRIGEVARRMLENPQQFPHISIETTMFHKDGSLVPLEVVAKPLFVGDELAMILGSARDISERKQAEAALRENEKRFRELADMLPVVIFETDRQGNIHYANQQASSVFKYPLEDLVTELSIFDMIAPEERDRARDTFAKRLRGEVFGMINYAGLTKSGKRFPMLVRMSPIPADEVVAGFRGIVVDISKEREMLAKLDAIQKRFRILFEFAPDSFFITDLRGRIVEANRQAGKMLQRRQAELIGKSLASRFRLGEEERRQWRKLLTRSNKGLPTEMEEFTLTRPDGSSIVAEISTYPVRIGSKTQILAIARDITAHRQLQTELENHRESLEQLVKTRTRELKKALLDSEANRDRIDTILKSVSDGLIVTDVNKHIILMNTPAEEYLDLRFTECINRKINDVTHHRPLIDLIQLAFDESISVQADVEIVGKTSEAHVLEAAAKPISVKKGKPIGILTTLRDVTRTREIDRLRTEFLSTTAHELRTPLTSIQGFSEILLTRKNLKKADKDKFLSYINRQAVNLAGIISDLLDISRIESGVGFEIRKGPCRLNDIIAGRIELYRLSYRDHRFTTDLQAPDQPVCADKEKIDQIMQNLLSNAVKYSPDGGEVHVNTEIKNDEFRVTIKDRGIGMTRDQVRNIFRKFYRANSSDTAPPGTGLGMSIVKLILDKHGGWIDIDSRPGVGTKVVFAIPIDTNKIDRDPVQGENQP